One window of the Solibacillus isronensis genome contains the following:
- a CDS encoding DMT family transporter translates to MKFPPQLLLILATLLWGGNFVIGRAVSGDIPPITLAFLRWIVAFLVFFPIAYQRTKKEWPSLRQHLGAVIVLALTGVAAFNTLVYIGLHYTTSINASLMNSSTPIIIYILSFIFLKEHLTKFQLLGTFLSLAGVLFIISGGSLQSLLSFSFNKGDLIVLVAVVCWSVYSLLIKKYAGKLPGYSTFLVTIAFGAIMLLPFAVYEQLTSSQAIVWNASTIGAIIYVGIIASIVAFLSWNTGVVSLGANKAGIYLNFIPLFATIFAVLFLNEQLLLAQIIGGIAVIAGVFISAIK, encoded by the coding sequence ATGAAATTTCCACCACAGCTACTGCTCATTTTGGCTACTTTATTATGGGGCGGTAACTTTGTAATTGGACGAGCTGTTTCTGGGGATATTCCTCCGATTACTCTTGCTTTTTTACGATGGATTGTCGCCTTTCTCGTGTTTTTCCCTATCGCTTACCAACGTACGAAAAAAGAATGGCCATCACTGAGACAGCATTTGGGTGCCGTCATTGTTTTAGCACTTACAGGAGTTGCTGCGTTTAATACGCTCGTTTATATCGGTTTGCATTATACAACATCCATCAATGCATCATTAATGAATTCATCAACACCGATTATTATATACATACTGAGCTTCATCTTTTTAAAAGAACATTTAACAAAATTTCAACTGCTCGGCACGTTTCTCTCTTTAGCCGGAGTGCTCTTTATTATATCTGGAGGTTCATTACAAAGCCTGCTTTCATTTTCATTCAACAAAGGGGACTTAATCGTATTAGTTGCGGTAGTGTGTTGGAGTGTGTATTCATTACTCATTAAAAAGTACGCTGGGAAATTGCCAGGATACTCTACATTTTTAGTGACGATCGCATTTGGTGCCATTATGTTACTCCCGTTTGCAGTATATGAACAACTTACATCGTCACAAGCAATCGTATGGAACGCTTCGACAATTGGGGCGATTATTTATGTAGGTATCATTGCTTCAATTGTTGCCTTTTTAAGCTGGAACACTGGCGTTGTCTCCTTAGGTGCAAACAAAGCAGGAATCTACCTCAACTTCATTCCATTATTTGCTACAATCTTTGCCGTGCTGTTTTTAAATGAGCAACTCCTGCTTGCTCAAATAATCGGTGGGATCGCTGTTATTGCTGGGGTGTTTATTTCAGCAATAAAATAA
- a CDS encoding DIP1984 family protein: MTINLAEAVKLKSIITKRIQERTIQVHSLTHAIIEKGEQPKTPDYTLEMLEAELKELRYDSRKLDALIYRANIDNTIVFKDEEMPIVEAIELASQLRAEAQFCKNLGSEEKEAFYHNSGDAMLYRVALYDPMTYRNRANELEKEAHRLSNLINAKNYQVEIEFDDSNYF, from the coding sequence TTGACTATTAACTTAGCTGAGGCAGTAAAACTGAAAAGTATCATTACGAAAAGAATCCAGGAACGAACAATACAAGTACATTCATTAACACATGCTATTATTGAAAAAGGCGAACAGCCGAAAACACCTGATTATACACTCGAAATGCTTGAAGCAGAGTTAAAAGAGCTTCGTTATGATTCACGTAAACTTGATGCCCTGATCTACCGGGCTAATATCGACAATACTATTGTGTTTAAAGATGAGGAAATGCCTATTGTTGAGGCGATTGAACTTGCGAGCCAATTACGCGCAGAAGCGCAGTTTTGTAAAAACCTTGGTTCAGAAGAGAAAGAAGCATTTTACCATAACTCCGGTGATGCAATGCTTTACCGCGTAGCATTGTATGATCCAATGACATATCGAAACCGTGCAAACGAGCTTGAAAAGGAAGCACATCGCCTTTCCAATTTAATTAATGCCAAAAACTATCAAGTTGAAATCGAATTTGATGACAGCAATTATTTCTAA
- a CDS encoding B3/B4 domain-containing protein: protein MNISINEALFSVNKQLKIGLIHYSKIIVEESPQMIKGRTQLYQENLYLELQETPVTERTGIKEWRQLWKAFGGDPNRYRHSAESLMRRIAKQQYLAPFHSAVDLNNFFSLQYEIPVGIYDLDVIDGDVEIGVGNASTGYEGINGRFNSLENIIHSKDALGPFGSPFVDSKRTAVTEATTNALQIFYLRPSLSEKEATELLSSAGNMFTQISGGEYKVHILSKENSKVHI from the coding sequence ATGAATATTTCAATAAATGAAGCTCTTTTTTCAGTAAATAAACAATTAAAAATTGGCCTTATCCATTATAGCAAAATTATCGTTGAAGAATCTCCTCAAATGATTAAAGGACGTACACAACTTTATCAGGAAAATCTATATTTGGAATTACAGGAAACACCTGTGACAGAGCGAACTGGTATTAAAGAGTGGCGCCAGCTTTGGAAGGCTTTCGGCGGTGATCCGAACCGTTACCGTCACTCTGCGGAAAGTTTAATGCGACGTATCGCTAAACAGCAATATTTAGCACCGTTCCATTCGGCTGTTGATTTAAACAACTTCTTTTCACTGCAGTACGAGATTCCTGTTGGCATATATGATTTAGATGTTATAGATGGGGACGTGGAAATCGGAGTAGGCAATGCGTCGACAGGCTATGAAGGGATCAACGGACGCTTTAATTCATTGGAGAATATCATTCATTCAAAAGATGCGCTCGGCCCATTCGGCAGCCCCTTTGTTGATTCAAAAAGAACGGCAGTAACAGAAGCTACGACAAATGCTCTGCAAATCTTTTATTTACGTCCTTCTCTTAGTGAAAAGGAAGCAACTGAACTATTGAGCAGTGCAGGAAACATGTTTACACAAATTAGCGGTGGCGAATATAAAGTACATATTCTTTCAAAGGAAAATTCAAAAGTTCATATTTAA
- the nagB gene encoding glucosamine-6-phosphate deaminase, whose amino-acid sequence MNVATNFKWIEAANYDEMSKIAATIFIDQLKKNSATVFGMATGGTPEGFYKELVAAYKAGEVSFAQAKSFNLDEYIGINPANESSYHYYMDHHLFNHIDIKQENINLPAGNKSNLEKAAAEYDAMIKAAGNIDIQLLGIGVNGHIGFNEPGTPFDLGTNIVELAQSTREANQVYFDSIADVPTHAITMGIKTILSSKKIVLLISGASKQEAFDRLRSGIVTEDFPASALHNHPDVTVIYTDVK is encoded by the coding sequence ATGAATGTAGCAACAAATTTTAAATGGATTGAAGCGGCGAACTATGATGAGATGAGTAAAATTGCCGCAACAATTTTTATAGATCAATTAAAAAAGAATAGTGCAACGGTATTTGGAATGGCTACAGGAGGTACTCCGGAAGGCTTTTATAAAGAGCTGGTAGCAGCATACAAGGCTGGCGAGGTCTCTTTTGCACAGGCCAAGTCTTTTAACCTGGATGAGTATATCGGTATTAATCCGGCAAATGAATCGAGCTACCATTATTATATGGATCATCATCTGTTTAATCATATCGATATAAAACAAGAAAATATTAATTTACCTGCAGGCAATAAATCAAATTTAGAAAAGGCCGCTGCTGAATATGATGCGATGATTAAGGCAGCAGGAAATATTGATATTCAGCTTTTAGGAATTGGTGTGAATGGACATATCGGTTTTAATGAACCGGGAACTCCTTTCGATTTAGGTACAAATATTGTAGAGCTTGCACAGTCTACACGTGAAGCGAACCAAGTTTATTTTGATTCAATTGCTGATGTGCCGACACATGCCATTACAATGGGTATCAAAACAATTTTGAGTTCTAAAAAAATTGTATTATTAATTTCGGGTGCATCAAAACAAGAGGCCTTTGATCGTTTGCGCAGTGGGATAGTAACAGAAGACTTCCCTGCAAGCGCTCTGCACAACCATCCGGATGTTACCGTTATTTATACAGATGTTAAATAA
- a CDS encoding S66 peptidase family protein, producing the protein MKIRPARLQHGDTVGLVNLSSPLKTESLGDKLALLEELGLKYKLGNTVQAYEGYLAGSDEERIKDFHQMIVDPEVKAVFLVTGGYGVSRIIDKISYPLIEDNPKIIWGFSDVTALHTQVNEFANLVTFHGPMMSSPKGELDTLSKNMFQQLFQPIEIQYTESISPLTTVVPGVVRGELTGGNLNRIVSTLGTKFEIDVRNKVLLLEDIGETIEQIDLMLNQLRLSRKLELASGFVIADFNMPDDTYNYEDVLKVIEGYLKPFNKPVLAGFKIGHCKPNIAIPLGVDVILDADEKELRILPGVE; encoded by the coding sequence ATGAAAATTCGACCAGCAAGATTACAGCATGGCGATACTGTAGGATTAGTTAATTTAAGCAGTCCGCTTAAGACAGAATCATTAGGTGATAAATTAGCGCTTTTAGAAGAGCTTGGTTTAAAATATAAGCTTGGTAATACGGTACAGGCATATGAAGGCTATTTGGCAGGTTCCGATGAGGAGCGAATTAAAGATTTCCACCAGATGATTGTTGATCCGGAAGTGAAGGCAGTCTTTTTAGTGACGGGCGGCTATGGGGTCTCAAGAATTATCGATAAAATAAGTTACCCATTAATCGAGGACAATCCGAAAATTATTTGGGGCTTTTCCGATGTGACGGCTTTACATACTCAAGTAAACGAGTTTGCAAATTTAGTGACATTCCATGGTCCGATGATGTCCAGTCCAAAAGGGGAGCTGGATACTCTTTCTAAAAACATGTTCCAACAGCTGTTCCAACCAATTGAAATTCAGTATACGGAAAGTATTTCACCTCTTACGACAGTTGTACCGGGAGTTGTACGCGGCGAATTGACAGGCGGAAATTTGAACCGTATTGTCAGTACGCTAGGAACTAAATTTGAAATTGATGTGCGCAATAAAGTTTTACTTCTTGAAGACATAGGGGAAACAATTGAACAAATTGATTTAATGCTGAACCAGCTGCGTCTTTCAAGAAAGCTGGAGCTTGCATCAGGCTTTGTTATAGCAGACTTTAATATGCCGGATGATACATACAACTATGAAGATGTATTGAAGGTAATAGAAGGGTATTTGAAGCCGTTTAACAAACCTGTGTTAGCTGGGTTTAAAATTGGCCATTGTAAACCTAATATTGCGATTCCATTAGGTGTGGATGTAATTTTGGATGCAGATGAAAAGGAATTAAGAATTTTACCGGGTGTAGAGTAA